Genomic DNA from Candidatus Sphingomonas phytovorans:
CTTTATCCCGCCCGCCCTATTCCGGCCGAACTCCCAAAGGTCACCGCATGAGGCAGGCTATTTCCGCGTCACGCGCCGCGCGTTCGCGGGCACGAGAAGCAGGAGCGCGGCCAGGACCCAGAAGGCGACGGGCAGGCCAACAGCCTTTGCGACGAACCCGATGGCGGCCGGCCCGACAAGAATGCCCGCATAGCCCAATGTCGTCAGCGCCCCGATCGCCTGTGCGGGTGGCATGCTCTTTTGCGAACCGGCGAGGCGGAACAGGACCGGCACGATATTGGATGCGCCCAGCCCGATCAGCAGGAACCCGGCGAGCGCCGCAGGGGCGACAGGCGAAGCGAGAATCAGAACGAACCCGAGGGCCGCCAGCAAGCCGCCGCCCAGCAGCGTGCGATAGTCGCCAAGCCGGGCGGTCAGGCGATCGCCGAACAGCCGGCCGGCCGTCATCGTGATCGAGAACAGGATGTAGCCGACACCGCCCATGCGGGTGTCGACCAGCGAGGCCTGGGTGATCAGCAACGCACTCCAGTCGAGCATCGCCCCTTCGGCAAGGAATGTGACCATCGCCAGCACCGCCAGCAACAGCACGATACCTTGAGGGCGTACGAATAGCGGCCCTTCGTCGACACGGGCGGACGAGAGCAGGCGCGGCCAGGCAATCAGCATCGCGACGGCCATCAGGGCCGAGCAGATCAGGCTGCCGACCAGCGCCGCGATCTTCAATGACAGCAACAATGTCATCGTCGCTGAACCAGCGAAGCCGCCGATGCTGAACAGTGCGTGGAAGCCCGACATGAGGGGTCGCTGCGCCGCGCTTTCCACTTCGACCGCATGAATGTTCATTGCCACGTCGAGCGAGCCGAGCGCGCCGCCGAACAGCAGCAGGACGATGCCGAGCGCCAATGGGGTCGCCGCTACCGAGAGGAACGGCAGGACACAGGCCAGCGCCATTCCACTACCGACGATCACCGGCTTGCTGCCGTACCGGGCGCTGAGCGGACCAGTGGCGATCATCGCCGCGACCGAGCCTGCCCCGATGCAAAGAAGGAGCAGCCCGAGCGTCGCGTCATCCACCGCCAGTCGCTGCTTCGCGAACGGCACCAATGGCGCCCAGCAGGCGATGCCGAAGCCGGCCACCAGGAAAGCAAGGCGGGTCGCCAGCCGAGTGGCCGGTCGATCGGCGGAAATCATCGACATTGCTCCGGGCGAGATCAGGCTTGGCCAGCGACAAGGATAGTGCGGCAGCCCGCGGCATCGAGTGCAGCGCGTTGCAGGGCCGTCGCGCTGGATTCGATGATCACCATGTCGATCTGCTCGGCGGAAGCGACGAGATGCGCCGCTGCTTTGCCGATCTTGTCGTTCGTGATCAATATGAGCGAGCATGCCGACGATGCGAGGACAACCCGCTTGAAGCTGGCGTCCTCGAAATGCTCGGCACCGACGCCGTCATCCGAGATGGCGCAGGCGCCGATGAAGGCGCGGTCGAACCGCATCCGGACAAGCGCCTGCACGGCGACAGCGTCGATACATCCGCCCACCACCGGGTCGGCCATGCCGCCAATCACGATGAGCCGGATATCCTGGCGACGGAGAATCGCGGCGGCGATGTCCACTGAATTGGTCGCGACGGTAAGGTCTGCATCCTCGGGCAGGAACTCGACCAGCGCGAGGTTGGTGCTCCCGCTGTCGAGGAAGAGAAACTCGCCGGGCTGAACCGTTTTCGCCGCCGCGCCCGCGAGAAGCCGTTTTACTTCCTGGTCAGCGACAGCACGGGCGGACATCGGCACAGCGCCGGGGGATATCGGCAATGCGCCGCCATATACGCGCCGGCACAGGCCCTGGGCGGCGAGCGCCCGAAGATCGCGTCGGACGGCGTCCTCCGAAACGTCGAACTCAACGGCAAGCGCCGGCGCCGATACCGGTTGCCCGGCCGCAAGCCGCGCCGCGATGTCATCTCTGCGGGCGAGTGGAACCTCTATCGTCATAAACGCGCACTATCGTGCATGTTTTGCCGAGTCAATGCGCAAGAACGTGCGAGAACGTGCATATCATATGCACGGAGATGCCGATCTCGCTGAGATTTCACCGTGGAAACCCGCGAACGCTTGGCCTCGCGAAGTTCCCCTCTATAGCTCGGGGATGGCCTTCGGCGTCTTCATCCACCGAGCAGACTCGATCTACGAAGACAGTCCCGCCGAGCGCTATCAATTCCCCCGCCCCTATCTGACCCGCGCCCAGCAGACCGTCGGTGACTGGATCCTCTATTACGAGCCGCGCAAGGTGCGCGGGACACGCGGCTATTTCGCGGCTGCCAAGGTCAGGCAGATCATCCCGGATCCCGCCGCGCCGGGCATGTACATCGCGCTGATCGAGCCGGGCAGCTATCTGGAGTTCCCCGACGCCGTGCCCTTCGGCAGCCCCGGCGATCCGGTCGAGCGCGGCCTGTTGAACGAGGCCGGCGCCATATCCGGCCGCGCGCAATCGGCGGTTCGGCCGCTCTCCGCGGCCGATTTCAATCGCATCATCGAGCTTGGACTCGGCGGAGACGACAGGCTGCTGCCGCGCGACGACGATCCCGCTCTTTCTTCAACTTCCGACAATTTCGTGCAGGATGAACGGGTGCCCTTCCCGTTCGAGCAGGAACGCGATCGCATCAGCTATTACGGATCGCGCATCGTGCGGAAGCAAATCTTCCGCCGCGTCGTGCTGCGCGCCTATGACGAGCGTTGTGCCATCACTGGCCTGAAGCTGATCAACGGCGGCGGCCGTGCCGAGGTGCAGGCGGCGCATATCCGGCCGGTCGAGGCGAGCGGGCCGGACATCATCAACAACGGGCTAGCCCTTTCCGGCACCGTGCACTGGATGTTCGATCGCGGGCTGATCGGCCTGGACGATGACCTGAAGATCCTCGTCTCCCGCCAGATCAACGATCCCGACGGCGTGAATGCGATGATCAACAAGAGCGGCCATGCCCTGCCGCCGCTTCGCCCGGCCGATCGGCCGCACCCACATTTCCTGCAGTGGCACCGCGAGCACTGCTTCAAGAACTGAGCTGCGCCGACAACGGATGCGGCCAGGGCGGCGAGATCGTGCCTTCTCTGCCCGGGCCCCCTTCACCGAGGGGCGAATGAATGTCAAAGCACGGCCGGACGGCGTGCGCGGCGAGAACAAAGACATGACGAAGCGATTCCTGGCGTTAGCGGCGACCCTTGCTGCCCTCCCCCTTTCCGCCTGCATCACCATTCCGCCGGCCTATGGCCCGGCCGCCGGCACCTGCGCCGGGCAGACCACCGATCCCGCGGCGGCGAAGGACCCGGTCTATTTCGTCGCCACCGGCATGCCCGACTGCGCGGCGGGCGTGCCCTTGTCGCTCAGCGTCCTGCGGGGCAGCTTCCATCCTTATGGCGAGGCACCGTCCGATCCGGTTCGTTACGGCATGGCGACCCAGGGCACTCCCGTCCTGCCCGAACTCACTCTGTCGGCGGCGGCCCAGTGGCGGGACCGGCTGCGGCGCGACCTGCAGGCGGGAGGAAATGTGAAAGGCCGCGTCCTGCTTTATGTCCATGGTTATAACACCACGCCCGCGCACGCGCTCTCGATGGCTGACCAGGTCGCCATGGCGGCGCGTTTCGACGGACCGGTGGTCGCGTTCCTCTGGCCGTCGCAGCATGCCCTGGCCAAATATGGCTGGGACGAGGAGAATGCCCGCTGGACCCAACCATCCTTCGACGCGGCGCTTGCCGATCTGGCGCGGATCGCCCCGGATGTCGTGCTGGTGTCGCATTCGATGGGCGGTCGCATCGCGATCGACGGGCTGCGCCACCTCCAGGCGAGCGCGCCCGATCTGGCGGCGCGGGTCCGCACCGTCGTGCTCGCGGCACCCGACATGGACCGGGAATTGTTCGATCGCGACGTGTCGCCCGATATCGTCCAGCCGGGGCGGCGCATCGCGTTGTTCGCCTCCGGGCATGACCTGGCGTTGCGCAGCAGCTGGGCGGTGCATGGCAATCCCCGCGCCGGCGATGTCGGCTGTGCCTTCCGCCTGCAGCGCCGCAGGGGCCCAGCCATCGCCCAGCCACGCTGCTATCCCGTCCCGCGCGGCGCACCCGGCGAGTTGACCGTGATCGACGGGACCGACATTCCGGGCACGCCGATCGGGCACAGCGCCTATGTCGCCACGCCTGAGGGCCGCGCGGCGCTGCGCAAGCTGCTCGCACCCGATGCCGCACCGTTGCCGGCCGACAAGGGAGTGATGCTGCTCCACCTCGACAGCCCGCCCGATTGCGCGAACGGGCCGAGCCGGCTGAAGATGGACTATACCGTGGTACGCTGCACGGAAAAGAAGAAGCGATAGATGCGAAAACGCCACGCACCGGGGCCAACCCGGGCGTGGCGCGCAAAGGGCTTTAAACCGCCCCGCTTATTTGCACTTGGTGAACTGGCCCTTTTTCGGACCCGATGCGATGTGGCATTTGCCCTTCGCGTCCTTGGTGACGCCGGCGGCGACGACAGCCGGTGCGGCGACGGCGGTCGGGCATTTCACGAACTTGCCCTTGGCATCCTTGCAGGACGCGGCGAGGCCCGGCGTGCCAGTGAGCAACGCGAGCGAGGCAAGGGCAAACAACGATGTACGGATCATGGCATTTTCTCCCGCCGATACAGTCGGCTGCAGGGGAGGCTATGCGGAGGGGCTCGCCGCGGCGGTGACGGCAACATGACAAAAATGTCATGATTCGTGAGCCAGAGAGCGCGTGATACGGGCAGAATTCTCAAAGCAGCGCGACGGGAGTCGGCATCATCAACCGTCGTCCGCGAAGAGTATCGACCAAGCAGACAACCCGGATCAGCAACCGGTATTGGGGCATAGGTGGCGCGCGAAACTTTGGTCCCTCGATACGCCATCTCGGCAGGCTCGATGACTACGCGGGACGAGCGGATATGCCTTGTCGGCATCTGATACTGATACTCCAGCGACTGGTGCGCTGGACTTCCGAACTCGCCCTTCAGGAACGGCGCGACGAAACTCTCCTTACCCCACCTCGGCCGCGGCAGTCGTCCAGCCAAGGCCGGGGATGGTGATCGAGCGTTTGCCCGACAGATCGACGCGCGTGACGAAGATGTTGCGTCCCTCGATATAACTCATCACCCGCCGTGCGCGGCCGAGCGAGCTGGTGCCGTAGGTGCGCGCCACATCCTCGTCGCTTGGGCAGGGTTCGCCCTCGCGCGCCGCGCGGGCGACCAGCAGGAAGGCCCCGAGCATGTCGTCGGGCAGGTCGTTCGCCTGTTCGAGCGCCTGTTGCCATTCGTCGTCGAGCCGGTCGAAAATGCCCGCGCGCGCCGCGGCGAGGCGGCGGGCGAAGGCCGACGGATCGAGCGGAGACCGCTTCACCCCCGCCATGCGGCAGCGGACCTGGAAATCCTGGAACAGCACGGCGGCCGTGCGCAGCGTCGCCTCGGGATCGTCCATGATCGCGCGAAGCACCTGGACGATCACCTCCTCCAACTCCTCGAGCGACTGTTCCGGCGCGCTGTCATGTTCGCGCGGCGGCGTCGCGGCGAGATCCTGCAACAGTTGCGCGGCCGGCGGCGTGCGCGGCGCGGGCGAGACGCCCGGCGGCAGCAGCGGGAACAGGGTGCTGGGCGGTTCCTCGATGCCTTCGCGCAGGAAGGTCATCATGTCGTCGGACGGGGCCTGGGGTAGCGGGGTCAGGACCGGGCTGGAACTGCGCGCGCTGGTCTCGACCGCGCCGATCTTCACCATCACCGGCCGGCGCGCGATGGCAGGGCCGAG
This window encodes:
- a CDS encoding MFS transporter — encoded protein: MSMISADRPATRLATRLAFLVAGFGIACWAPLVPFAKQRLAVDDATLGLLLLCIGAGSVAAMIATGPLSARYGSKPVIVGSGMALACVLPFLSVAATPLALGIVLLLFGGALGSLDVAMNIHAVEVESAAQRPLMSGFHALFSIGGFAGSATMTLLLSLKIAALVGSLICSALMAVAMLIAWPRLLSSARVDEGPLFVRPQGIVLLLAVLAMVTFLAEGAMLDWSALLITQASLVDTRMGGVGYILFSITMTAGRLFGDRLTARLGDYRTLLGGGLLAALGFVLILASPVAPAALAGFLLIGLGASNIVPVLFRLAGSQKSMPPAQAIGALTTLGYAGILVGPAAIGFVAKAVGLPVAFWVLAALLLLVPANARRVTRK
- a CDS encoding DeoR/GlpR family DNA-binding transcription regulator, coding for MTIEVPLARRDDIAARLAAGQPVSAPALAVEFDVSEDAVRRDLRALAAQGLCRRVYGGALPISPGAVPMSARAVADQEVKRLLAGAAAKTVQPGEFLFLDSGSTNLALVEFLPEDADLTVATNSVDIAAAILRRQDIRLIVIGGMADPVVGGCIDAVAVQALVRMRFDRAFIGACAISDDGVGAEHFEDASFKRVVLASSACSLILITNDKIGKAAAHLVASAEQIDMVIIESSATALQRAALDAAGCRTILVAGQA
- a CDS encoding HNH endonuclease is translated as MAFGVFIHRADSIYEDSPAERYQFPRPYLTRAQQTVGDWILYYEPRKVRGTRGYFAAAKVRQIIPDPAAPGMYIALIEPGSYLEFPDAVPFGSPGDPVERGLLNEAGAISGRAQSAVRPLSAADFNRIIELGLGGDDRLLPRDDDPALSSTSDNFVQDERVPFPFEQERDRISYYGSRIVRKQIFRRVVLRAYDERCAITGLKLINGGGRAEVQAAHIRPVEASGPDIINNGLALSGTVHWMFDRGLIGLDDDLKILVSRQINDPDGVNAMINKSGHALPPLRPADRPHPHFLQWHREHCFKN
- a CDS encoding alpha/beta hydrolase — protein: MTKRFLALAATLAALPLSACITIPPAYGPAAGTCAGQTTDPAAAKDPVYFVATGMPDCAAGVPLSLSVLRGSFHPYGEAPSDPVRYGMATQGTPVLPELTLSAAAQWRDRLRRDLQAGGNVKGRVLLYVHGYNTTPAHALSMADQVAMAARFDGPVVAFLWPSQHALAKYGWDEENARWTQPSFDAALADLARIAPDVVLVSHSMGGRIAIDGLRHLQASAPDLAARVRTVVLAAPDMDRELFDRDVSPDIVQPGRRIALFASGHDLALRSSWAVHGNPRAGDVGCAFRLQRRRGPAIAQPRCYPVPRGAPGELTVIDGTDIPGTPIGHSAYVATPEGRAALRKLLAPDAAPLPADKGVMLLHLDSPPDCANGPSRLKMDYTVVRCTEKKKR
- a CDS encoding DUF87 domain-containing protein, with product MTFQVDMGTDGTGKTVHVDLEELLATRLLVQGNSGSGKSYLLRRLMERSAGQVQQIVIDPEGDFVTLAPYGHVAIEAVDYAVGEITRFAARCREHRTSVVLSLEGLEMEGQMRCAAAFLNGLFDAPREHWYPALVVVDEAQIFAPAAGAEVSEEVRRASLSAMANLMSRGRKRGLAGIIATQRLAKLSKNVAAEASNFLMGRTFLDIDMARAADLLGMERRQAESIRDLSRGTFLGLGPAIARRPVMVKIGAVETSARSSSPVLTPLPQAPSDDMMTFLREGIEEPPSTLFPLLPPGVSPAPRTPPAAQLLQDLAATPPREHDSAPEQSLEELEEVIVQVLRAIMDDPEATLRTAAVLFQDFQVRCRMAGVKRSPLDPSAFARRLAAARAGIFDRLDDEWQQALEQANDLPDDMLGAFLLVARAAREGEPCPSDEDVARTYGTSSLGRARRVMSYIEGRNIFVTRVDLSGKRSITIPGLGWTTAAAEVG